The Juglans regia cultivar Chandler chromosome 2, Walnut 2.0, whole genome shotgun sequence genome includes a window with the following:
- the LOC108987135 gene encoding uncharacterized protein LOC108987135, whose product MGNCMETYTHERQQAEGMQQQQQQQQKKQGYEGERASGLVQESSFKQGCIRVKIVLTKEELEWFMLQLKDNEGKVLEDVFREIERGRSGKVEGWKPSLESIMESPEVLEMDR is encoded by the coding sequence ATGGGAAATTGCATGGAGACATACACACATGAGAGGCAACAAGCAGAGGGAAtgcaacagcagcagcagcagcagcagaagaAGCAGGGATATGAGGGAGAAAGAGCAAGTGGGTTGGTGCAGGAAAGCAGTTTTAAGCAGGGTTGCATAAGGGTTAAGATTGTGCTAACAAAGGAAGAGCTGGAGTGGTTCATGCTTCAGCTGAAGGATAATGAAGGGAAGGTGTTGGAAGATGTTTTCAGAGAGATTGAAAGAGGAAGATCAGGCAAAGTTGAGGGATGGAAGCCTTCTTTGGAAAGTATCATGGAGAGCCCTGAAGTGCTTGAGATGGATCGATGa